Proteins from a single region of Sesamum indicum cultivar Zhongzhi No. 13 linkage group LG5, S_indicum_v1.0, whole genome shotgun sequence:
- the LOC105162931 gene encoding uncharacterized protein LOC105162931: protein MSVSLTVMTFNLLEDQPEDSPNSWEKRKDLCVTVITSYSPMILCTQRGVKSQLDYLQQCLPGYEQFGISRKGSEDTSDQHCTIFYDKEKVELIEGGTFWLSESPSVPGSISWGSTEPCISTWATFQLKGVEPPGFSFQIVNTNMDEFSPRARRRGALLTWQHIASLPPNLPVLYCGGFNTQKESTTGRFLLGRSREHGVVGDMRDAWPNARVRKNVSLIRTYHGFKGDKQGALEFLKLIFRALCLCWDRQTQDLHVDWILFRGRSLIPVSCEVVSDNVDGYYPSSHYPIFAEFMLPRTLRLIETPTQD, encoded by the exons ATGAGTGTTTCTTTGACTGTGATGACCTTTAATCTTCTTGAAGATCAGCCAGAGGACAGCCCAAACTCATGGGAGAAGAGGAAGGATTTGTGTGTGACAGTCATCACCAGTTATTCTCCAATGATTCTTTGCACACAgcg AGGGGTGAAGTCACAGTTGGACTATCTACAGCAATGTTTGCCAG GTTACGAACAATTCGGGATTTCGAGGAAAGGATCTGAAGATACTTCTGATCAGCACTGCACTATCTTTTATGACAAGgaaaag GTTGAGCTGATCGAAGGTGGTACCTTTTGGCTGTCAGAGTCCCCTTCAGTACCCGGAAGCATTTCATGGGGTTCGACAGAGCCATGTATCTCCACATGGGCT ACATTCCAGCTCAAAGGTGTCGAGCCACCAGGTTTTTCGTTTCAGATTGTGAATACAAATATGGACGAGTTTAGCCCTCGTGCTCGTAGGCGCGGTGCTTTGCTCACATGGCAGCACATTGCTTCGTTACCTCCTAATTTGCCCGTTTTATATTGTGGGGGATTCAACACACAAAAGGAATCAACTACAGGGCGTTTTCTTCTTGGACGATCAAG GGAACATGGCGTTGTCGGTGATATGAGGGATGCTTGGCCCAATGCACGTGTGAGGAAAAACGTCTCCTTGATTCGCACTTACCATGGATTCAAAG GTGATAAACAGGGGGCTCTCGAATTCTTGAAGTTGATCTTCCGTGCACTTTGCCTTTGCTGGGATCGCCAAACTCAGGATCTGCATGTCGACTGGATTCTCTTCAGAGGCCGATCGTTGATCCCCGTCTCATGTGAGGTGGTGAGCGACAATGTCGACGGGTATTATCCTTCGTCTCACTATCCGATATTTGCTGAATTCATGCTTCCTCGAACTCTGAGGTTGATCGAGACCCCTACTCAAGACTGA